One region of Carya illinoinensis cultivar Pawnee chromosome 8, C.illinoinensisPawnee_v1, whole genome shotgun sequence genomic DNA includes:
- the LOC122318393 gene encoding uncharacterized protein LOC122318393, which translates to MFGGKGMGGGSGGSMLRTVGRAVGTARTTGVAAGAALQESISSSGNTPHTSISPTSRPTHKPSSSSQLSLSSTSPFASHNVAISATSGIPTWPPPLSQSDELDWVSVDGSEDKRPLGYFDDFVLGPVPSMDEVQDAVSALQQVFDPASYCKAVPSVDNGVADQVTSPTGLELDWVEPSLHLCNSRILQTQGSNRVYNALHLLQTEPSVQRMVISLSSDKLVWDAVLNNEVVRELRESYSAVENKELQSPNESSEDSNEVANILRWIFDNTKAKVMEVIENITKLMNELFQSPDNQKTTGATDPFKEKLKASFMLSVVVLLIVVVSRAHKA; encoded by the exons ATGTTTGGTGGCAAAGGCATGGGAGGTGGAAGCGGAGGAAGCATGTTGAGGACAGTTGGAAGAGCAGTTGGTACTGCAAGAACTACTGGTGTGGCTGCTGGCGCTGCTCTCCAAGAATCCATTTCTTCCTCCGGCAACACTCCCCATACTTCTATATCTCCCACTTCTAGGCCTACCCACAAACCCAGTTCCTCAAGTCAGCTTTCTCTATCTTCCACTTCACCTTTTGCTTCCCACAATGTTGCCATCTCTGCAACTTCTGGGATACCCACTTGGCCTCCTCCTCTGTCTCAGAGTGATGAGCTTGACTGGGTTTCTGTCGATGGGAGCGAAGATAAGCGACCCCTTGGCTATTTTGACGATTTTGTTCTCGGCCCTGTTCCTTCCATGGATGAAGTCCAGGACGCTGTTTCTGCTCTCCAACA GGTTTTTGACCCTGCCTCATACTGCAAGGCCGTTCCTTCTGTGGATAATGGTGTGGCAGATCAAGTTACAAGTCCTACTGGGTTGGAGTTAGACTGGGTGGAACCCTCTTTGCATCTATGCAATTCTAGGATTTTGCAAACTCAGGGATCCAACAGAGTTTACAATGCCTTGCATTTATTGCAGACCGAGCCATCTGTTCAG AGAATGGTCATATCATTGTCATCAGATAAATTAGTTTGGGATGCGGTTTTGAATAATGAGGTGGTGCGGGAGCTCAGGGAATCATACTCTGCAG TTGAAAACAAGGAACTCCAGAGTCCAAATGAGAGTTCTGAGGACTCCAATGAAGTGGCGAATATATTAAGGTGGATATTTGACAACACTAAGGCTAAGGTCATGGAAGTGATCGAGAACATCACAAAGCTCATGAACGAGTTATTTCAGTCTCCCGATAATCAGAAGACAACAGGAGCCACCGATCCTTTCAAGGAAAAGCTAAAGGCTTCATTCATGCTATCTGTTGTGGTGCTGTTGATAGTGGTGGTGTCTCGAGCCCACAAGGCTTGA